The following coding sequences lie in one Heliangelus exortis chromosome 6, bHelExo1.hap1, whole genome shotgun sequence genomic window:
- the CDK5R2 gene encoding cyclin-dependent kinase 5 activator 2, with protein sequence MGTVLSLSPAASSGKGGGGGGLLADKALGRVPGKGESRLKRPGVLISALTWKRLVAASAKKKKNTKKVTPNPGGGVPGGGPEQPDPLVVQRNRENLRKSVVAPADGAKQGPLAVPVPTVPSAPQELHPGSGGGKPPPPPPAAGSRAPGSPRRVVVQASTGELLRCLGDFVCRRCYRLKELSPGELISWFRSVDRSLLLQGWQDQGFITPANLVFVYLLCREALQGEDIGTQAELQASFLTCLYLAYSYMGNEISYPLKPFLVEGDKGRFWERCLGIIQRLSAKMLRINADPHYFTQLFQDLKSEGEGAEGSKHWTISLDR encoded by the coding sequence ATGGGCACGGTGCTCTCCCTCTCCCCCGCCGCCTCCTCGGGCaagggcggcggcggcggggggctGCTGGCCGACAAGGCTCTGGGAAGGGTGCCGGGAAAGGGCGAGAGCCGGCTGAAGCGACCCGGCGTGCTCATCTCGGCGCTTACCTGGAAGCGGCTGGTGGCCGCCTCTGccaagaagaagaagaacaCCAAGAAGGTGACGCCGAATCCCGGTGGTGGGGTGCCGGGGGGGGGTCCAGAGCAGCCTGACCCGCTGGTGGTGCAGCGCAACCGCGAGAACTTGCGCAAGTCGGTGGTGGCGCCAGCCGACGGCGCCAAGCAGGGCCCGCTGGCCGTGCCGGTGCCCACCGTGCCCTCGGCGCCGCAGGAGCTGCACCCGGGCTCCGGTGGAGGCAAAccaccgccgccgccaccgGCGGCCGGCAGCCGCGCCCCGGGCTCCCCACGCCGCGTGGTGGTGCAGGCGTCCACCGGCGAGCTGCTGCGCTGCTTGGGGGACTTCGTGTGCCGCCGCTGCTACCGGCTGAAGGAGCTGAGCCCCGGCGAGCTCATTTCCTGGTTCCGCAGCGTGGACCGCTcgctgctgctccagggctggcaggacCAGGGCTTCATCACCCCGGCCAACCTAGTGTTCGTCTACCTGCTGTGCCGGGAAGCACTGCAGGGTGAAGACATCGGGACGCAGGCCGAGCTACAGGCCTCCTTCCTCACCTGCCTCTATCTCGCCTACTCCTACATGGGCAACGAGATCTCCTACCCACTCAAGCCCTTCCTGGTGGAGGGCGACAAGGGTCGCTTCTGGGAGCGCTGCTTGGGCATCATCCAGCGCCTCAGCGCTAAGATGCTGCGAATCAACGCAGACCCGCACTACTTCACGCAACTCTTCCAGGACCTCAAGAGTGAGGGCGAGGGTGCAGAGGGCTCCAAGCACTGGACTATCAGCCTGGACCGTTAG